The genomic segment ATATCTCTCACAGCATAAATATTAAGTAAATCCTCAAGTTTTGGGTTTACTAAATTAAAAGCTAGCTCAAAAGATAAATCTAATTGATTAGAAATATGTATTTTTTTTATAGAATCTTTTGTATAAAAAGTAAAATTATTTAGAAAATTTCTTTGTTCTTCTGTTAGTTGTTTTATTTTCAATTTATATATTTCTGGCCCAATTAATTCAGGAGAATCAAGTATTAAGTTCTTGAAACATTGAGTAACAATCTCATTGGAATAATTAAAATAATATAAAATAAAGGATGTGTATAAGGGAGTATATTTAACTCTTGAAATCCCCCTAATGATTAGATAATCCGGAGATACTCCCTCAAGATACCCAAAAAATTCTTTTCCCTTGTTATCCTTGATAGTAATTGATAATCTATGAAAATATGCTAATTTATTTATATCGTTCACTAATTTCACACTCCTTAAAATAAACTTTTTATTTTAGCAAGCCCCTCTCGCGCAAATTCAATAGACTGATTTAATGGTATTTTAAATTTTTTATTTAAAAAAGCAATAGCATATTCAATGCCATTATTTCCACCTATTTCAAGTAAAGATGCAAGCTTTTCATCTATTTTGTACAATTTGTTCCGACCATATATATATAAAGTATAATAACCAGGTCGAATTAAATAAATATTAAAACTATCTCTCGAAGGTAAATTTGACTTCAATTCCTTTTGTAATTCATTGCTTAATTTTATATCTTTTAAGTCCAGATCCCCAAGATTATCAAAATATCTTTTATAATATCCTCTCCATAGTCGCCTGGACTTTAAAAAGTTTAAATTATTTTTTGATCCTCTTTTCACTACGTTTAAATATATTTGTTTCCCAATATCGAAATAACTTTTCCTAGAATGACAAGTATTTAAACCATTTGTATGAAAATTTCCGGTTTCTAAATAATGACTATATCCACATCCTCCGCGACACACCTGGAAATAATCACACTTTAAGCAACTGCTATATCTTTGTTTTTTTAGTAAAAACCATTCCCTTCTTTTTTGATAATCAATTCCCGAATCAATATGCCCGATTATAAATTTCCTTAATTTATAAAATTGATAACATGCATAAAGAGAACCATCTGGAGCAATAGTTATTTCCTTTGTACAACTTCTACAATAGAAACATCCACCAATTTTCTCTGCATCTTCATAATTTATTCTTATATATCCATCTATTCCACAATAAGGAGGACGATACCCTTTTAAAAGCCAATCTTCAATTTCTTTGCATAATTCTGGCCAAACCTTTAAGCCCTGTGGCTCTTTTTTCTTGCCATAAAAACAACTATTTACTAAATCAAATTCTAAATCATAAAGTAAATAATCATAAAACTTTTCTTTATATAAATCAAAATAATCATATTTTATCACAGAATTTACTTCTACAACCCCACCTTGTGCATGTATTTTCCGAATAAACTTTCTAGTATTTTCTATAATAATATCACTATATTGCTTTGTTCTAGCACTCATGTCCGGGTCAAGACTTATCTGAACCTTTACCTCAGGATTTTTTGCCAAGAACTCAGCTATTTCTCCTTTCAAAGCTATAGCGTTAGTTGTAAATCCTAAAGCAACATTAGGACATAATTGTTCAACAAAATATTTGAGCACTGGAAAATTTAATAATGGTTCTCCTCCAAAAAATATTATTTCTTTAATATTATTTTTATTGATTTTCTTAATAATTTTTTTTGCTATTTCTAGAGTCATATGATCATTATCTTTTTTATGATTACAATATTCACAAGATAGTTGACACTTGTTTGTCAAATAAATTTTTAAACTATCTAAACCTACAAGAGGCATAAATTCCTCTCTCCTTTCTTTGTTTTTTATTGTTAAGTTTTATTGTTAAGTAGTCTTAAACAGTAAGAAAATTTATTCAGGTTCAGTCCATGCCCAATAATGTTGAGCAGTTACACCACCAGAACCACCATAAAGAGCAAAGTTTTCTTCAACTTCTTCAATCACTAAATCCAATTTCAACTTCTTTTTGGACATTATTTCACCCCCTACTCTAATAATTTTATCTTGAAAGGAATTTAGCCTCTTGCAGATTAACTAAATTAACTATTTATTGATTCAAGAGTATTAAGCCGTTCTTTTGACAATTGAAATATTTCTCTAAATTCAGTATGAAAAATACATAAATAAAGTATAATTGCAATATTAATAAGACCTGCAACTATGTAAATATAAGGAACATTAACATACTGACCAATTACTCCCATTACAAACATGGATAAAGGAGAAAAAGCCAGTGCCATTGTACCAAACAATCCAAAAAATCTTCCCCGTTCTTCCCTTGAAACATATAACTGCAAATTTGTGTTTAATGTCATGTGAGAAAAAACATTCAATACACCCATTAAAATATAGGCAATAATTACAAAATATCCATTAATAATAACACCACATAAAGCTGTTAAAATCCATACACCTAAAGATGAATATAAAAATAAATTCCACTGGCTCTTACGATCAGGAGCTACCAGTGAAGTAAAGAATAATGCAAGAAAAGACCCTAGAGGTTTTGCCGAAAAAATAAAAGCAGCCAATATTGGTGTAGCTTTCAAATTATACTGCAAGTATTTAGGCAAAACAACCAACAATGGAGCACCAAATATATTCAACATGGCTGTATAAACGATAACAGCCAGCAAACTTTTGTTTTTTAAAATTAAATTAATTCCATTTTCGAAGTCTATAATAAAAGAATTTTTTTTTCTTTCAACTTTTCTGGAGGCAGGAATATCTATAAATATTTCTAAAAATCCGGAAATTAAAAAAGTCAAACTATCAATTAAAAACAAAAACCCAATAGAAAATAACTGATATATTACACCGGCAATCCCCGGACCAATTATTTGAAAAATTCTACTGGAAATGCTATTTATCGAATTGGCTCTTAGCAAATCCTTCTCATTGACAATATCAGGATACACTGATTGAATTGCCGGAAGCAAGAAAGCTGAGCAAGAGGCTAAAAAAGGCGCAAAAAAAATCAAATGCCATCCTCTCAACTGATCAAAAAAAGCTAGAATAGCAATAATGAACACAAGAAAACCACTCAATAAATCTGATATAATAATAATCCATTTTCGTGAATACCGATCAACTATAACCCCCGCTAAAGAACTAACTAAGGCCATTGTTAAAGTAGTTATGCTCATTACAGTCCCCAGCAAAAATGTTGAATTATATTTAAATTGTAACCAGAAAATTACAGCCATATGATGAATTCGATTTCCTAAAATTGAAGTGCTTTGTCCAATCCATAATAGTAAAAAATTTTTATTAAAAAGTTTTCTTTCTTCCATAATTAATTATCACCTCTTTTAATTTTCTATATTTTGTTATTCTATATTATATCTTATTTTCCTCCTTGTGTTATTTATTTTTTCTAAATTTTTCTTTAAAATTTACCAAAAACCTGTAACAACATAATCCTTAAAACTTTCTCCCCAGATTGACATTTTTTGAAGGAAGGATTCTTTTAAGAAAAAAAGAAATAATTATTATAATGTACAAGACCGTAAATAAAAGTGAGTGATGGACCATGAAATTATCAGGACAATTAAAGATCAATCACACACAGGAATTGATTTTGAATCAAGATGGCAGCCATTCAATTCGAATCAATCAATCTGTTGAGCTAACCCGAAAAGCAGTAGATGCTGGTTTTTTAAAAAATTTACCCGGAAGTATGCTTTCAGTCTATATTTATCTTCTGACCCATATAGGTCAGGACTTTTCTTTAACAACTACCCCAACTAAAATGGCCAACTACTTACCTCATTCACCTATAGAGATAGAGCTAACATTAAAAATGCTGGAAACTCAGGGGTATATCAAACTAAAAGAAAATATAGATACAGAAAAAAGCTATACTATTACTCTAGCTAAATCTCCAGCTGTTATTTCAAATGAAAGTTTCTCCGATGATTTAGATTTAAATTTCAATCAAAAATCCAATTCCGAAGATGATGTAATCAAATATATTTTAAAACAAAAAGCTTTTTCAGAAAAAGATCTGGTCAGAGCTATTTCCGCAATGATACCTATCCAGAATCTGGATGCAGAATTTAGAAATGAAATAGACTACTGGTTTAATACTTTTGATAAAGAAGTTATTAAAGAATTAATTCGTAGAACCGATGAAGCAAAAAAAAGAGATCCTGAGTTAAACTGTAAGGCATATATGCAAAAAATAGCCAACGAATGGATTGCTGATCAGATATTTACCCTTCCTGATCTTGTAGAATCAGATAAAATCTATCGCGAAACCAGGTCTTTAATTGAAGAATTCGGTATTGAAAAATTTAATGAAATTACCCGAACTCATTTAAAGACTATTCATAGCTGGATTAATGCTGAATCCGAAGATGATTTTGCCTTGAGTGTAGAAGTTGCTAGATTTGCCATTCAAGAAGCTATCCGGCGCAAAAGTGATGGACGACCTTCTCTAAATTATATTGAAGATAACTTTATTAAACCTTTCAAAGAACATAAGATTAAAACTGTAGAAGAAGCAAGAGAGTTTTTACTTCAACGTTCAACCAAACCCATCACTTCCTATAAAGAAAAACTCCCAACCCGGGATACTAAAGAAAGTAAATGGCATCTGGGAAAAGATTATACACGTTTCCGTAAGAATTAATCTGTCCTTAAAATGATTGGGGGTAAATTTTATGGGTTTTCAATTTAACATAGATTTATATGATGACAAAGTGAGAAAAAAATATCTGGAAGCTGAAAGAAATCGAAATCTTATATATCAAAAATATCCAGAAATTAAAGAAGTAGATGAATACCTCCAGAGATTAAAAAAAGAATACCGTCTTTTACAGATCCAACATCTGCTGAAAAAAAATCTAGATCCATCAAAATCCCTCTCTTCTTTAAAAGAAGAAATTAAAGCATTAGAAGAGAAATATCAGGAACTGTTGAAAAAATATAATGTTCCCGCTGATTTTAAAGAACCTAAATGGGATTGTCCTCACTGTATGGATACCGGTCGAGTTTTAAAAAAAGGGGTTACTATGCCCTGTCGCTGCTCTTTTAAACACCGTCGTCAGGTTCTTTTAAGCCGTTCTGGCCTACCTAAGCGGTTAGAACGAGCCAATTTTCAAGATCTGAATTTAAACCTTTATTCAACTGAACCAATGCAGGACAATCCCGAACGTTCTATCAGAGAAAATGCTAAACTGGTCTTCGATGCAGCTAAAAATTTTGCCTACAATTTTGAAGAAGGCAAAAATATGAGGGGACTTCTCATTGAAGGTAATACAGGAAGTGGAAAATCTTATCTTTTAGGATGTATAGCTAACTATCTCATCGACCGGGATATAGAGATTCGCTATATTGTCTATAGTGATCTAATTCAAACCATCAAAACTAGTTTTCATCCTGAAAGTCAGGTCACCGCTGATAAAATATTACGACAATTACAGGAAGTTCCTGTTCTTTTAATAGATGATCTGGGAACAGAATATATTACTGAATTCACCAGTTCCACCCTGTATCAAATTATTGACAAACGTTATCGGGAAGAGCGACCATTCATCGTCACATCTAATTTTTCTCCCAATGAACTCTCTAAAAGGATGGGACTTATGGGCGAGCGAATCTTTGACCGGATTGTAGAAACCTGTGATTATTATCAGCTGATCGGAGATGTACGGGGCCAAATTGCTCTATCAAAACAAGGAGCTGATCAATAATGGCTATTGAAAAATCAGAACTTCCTCAAAAATCTATGGAACTGGATATTCACCGCCAGGAGTTTCAAATTCTAGGGATTATTTTACAGCATCCAGAAAAAATTGATGAAATCGCTGATACTTTACGCCCCCATCATTTCTCCAACCCACGGGCCCAGATGATCTATGAAATGCTGTTAGAGCAGTATCATACCGACAGCCGTCTTTCCAGAACAAAACTATACATTCAACTGAAAAAACAGGGAATTGTCAAAGATCCTGATGAATTAATCAGGGATTTGACCAGCGGCTATGTAGCTCTTTCAGAGCTAGAACCTGCCGTTGAACTGGTTAAGACCCATTATCATAAAAATTTACTGCTTAAAGCAGCAAAAAAAATTGAAAAAATCATTGAAAAAGAAGATCTGTCGATAGATGAATACCAGGCCCGGGCCCAGGATTTAATCTTCCAGGCTACCACTGAAACCGTAAATACCAATAAACACATTTATACCATGGATGAAGCCCTATTAGAGGCCTTTGAAGCTTATATTAACCGGAAACACAATCAGGTGGATAGAGGTCTACAGACAGGCTTTATGTCCTTAGATAAACTAATCGGCGGCTTTAAACCAGGACATTTAATCGTTCTTGCAGCCTCTACCTCTATGGGTAAGACCACCTTTGCCCTCAATATAGCACAGAATGTGCTCAAGCGTAACGAACCTGTAGCGATAATCAGTCTGGAGATGGATGCAATAGAAATTATAGACAGGATGATCCTGGCTGAAGCCAGTGTCCATGGTTGGAAATATTCCCAGGGTGAGACCAATGAAGAAGAAGATCAGCGAATTTCTAAAGCCCTGGATCGGCTCCACGGTTTACCACTATTAATCTCAGATGAAAGAGGTTTAAACGTTTCCCAGATCCGTGCCCGTCTGCGCAAATTTAAAGCTCAATTAGGAAAACTATCCCTGGTTATAATAGATTATTTGCAGCTGATCTCCCTTACTGACGTTAACCCCAACGAATCTACAGCTCGACAGATCGGTAAGGTGGTTGTCCAATTACGTAACTTGGCTTCTGAATTAGGATGTCCCATTATCCTCTTATCCCAGCTCAGCCGGAGTTTCAGTTCCCGTCAGGATAAGCGTCCTATTCTCTCTGATCTACGGGATTCTGGTAACATTGAAGAGGTTGCAGATAGTGTAATCTTTATTTACCGTCATGCCCATACCAGTATAGCAGCCCGGGAAAAGGCTCGGGAAGAGGGAACAGAAAATCATGCAGAGATTATCGTCGCTAAAGCCCGAACCGGCTCAACCGGTAGTGTCACCCTCCTCTTTGAGGATATTTATACCCGCTTCGTGGATCCAGAGAACCTATCTTATGAAGGAATGATACCGAATGAAGAATAACCCAAAATATTCGGTAAGGGATTTTTGCTTTTACTTTACCGAAGCCTATCTGGCTTTGCATGAGCGGGGTCTAATTACTGAAGAACAACTGGAAAAAGTAATAAACCTTCTTGATAGACTTGAAGACTATCCGCCAGATCTTTTTGAAGAAAGACTTAAGAAAATTTTTGATTGAACATGTTAGAAATAACAATTAACATCTAAATTGATGATAAAGTGTTTTTTGATGAAAACAGCGTCTGAAAGCTCCATAAATATCAGACTTTCAGACGCTGTTTTTTATGAAAATACGGTTTATTTATATCATTATCAAAACTAAATAAACAGGTTTCAAACAACCTTTTCTATAGCTTTATAGTATTATTATAATTACTTTTTAATACTGCCCGACATTCTCCTTTAAACAATTAAACACTCATTATCTAAAATGTTATAAAATAACTCTATATGAGCGTTCATGTTCGGTGTATTATTAGGGGCTCAAGAAATTTTAAATGAATTAAATTATTTAAATCTACGTATAGTAATTTGATTTTCTTTAATGAAAAATATTTTACCTGCCTCAGCAGCCAATCTTTCTGCCCTAAACATAATCATTTTTTTATGCCAACTATAATCTGTTAAAGAGAAAATATGAATAATAGGTCCTCCAGTAGTAAAATACAAGCTTTTTGAAGGTTCATGATATGTGAAATCTTTTACATTTTTAGGTAATTGAATAGGTATTTTTTTAATCAGATCTAACTGAGTGGAAAACTTATATATAGCTGTTTTAGAAAGGTAATAAATATTACCAATAGAATCCATGACAAAAGCTCGATTTAATCTACTTAAATCTGGTAAATTTATACTTTTAATCATATCACCATTCATGTCATATATTTGTAGCTGGTTTTTGGAAGGATTTGCAACCACAATTTTTTCTTCATTTAGACCAATAGCCCACCCATCTAAACTACTTCCTGATGCTACATTATCCAGGTCAATAAAAATTTTTGGCATTTCTTCTGTATCTTGTTTGATTTCAATTACCCTAGCTGCTGTATCTAAAAAGTAAATATTATTTTTATTTTTATCAACTGCCAAATAAATAAAACCATTTTCGATCCCGTTAACATTGTACTTATTATTAAAGTAATCTCTTACTTTAAAATATACTATATTTTGATTTTCATGAATTACTCCTTTGATTTCCTGGCCTCTTATTCCTTGACTTACCCCTACAAGATATATTTTATTTCCACAACTAACCAAATCACTAATCGTATCTAAATTATAAGTATAATTTCTTTCATTATTTATGAAAATGAAAATTAAAACAACACATAAAAAGATAAATAGTAATAAACCGATACTTTTACTCACAAAAAGCCCTCCTTTTAATTTTATTTTATGTATATCCACAGTTCTTGAGAGCTGATTGGGTGTCTCTTCGAAAATTACCCGTATCAGGCAAGGCGATTTGACTTCCCAAATC from the Anoxybacter fermentans genome contains:
- a CDS encoding MFS transporter, producing MEERKLFNKNFLLLWIGQSTSILGNRIHHMAVIFWLQFKYNSTFLLGTVMSITTLTMALVSSLAGVIVDRYSRKWIIIISDLLSGFLVFIIAILAFFDQLRGWHLIFFAPFLASCSAFLLPAIQSVYPDIVNEKDLLRANSINSISSRIFQIIGPGIAGVIYQLFSIGFLFLIDSLTFLISGFLEIFIDIPASRKVERKKNSFIIDFENGINLILKNKSLLAVIVYTAMLNIFGAPLLVVLPKYLQYNLKATPILAAFIFSAKPLGSFLALFFTSLVAPDRKSQWNLFLYSSLGVWILTALCGVIINGYFVIIAYILMGVLNVFSHMTLNTNLQLYVSREERGRFFGLFGTMALAFSPLSMFVMGVIGQYVNVPYIYIVAGLINIAIILYLCIFHTEFREIFQLSKERLNTLESINS
- a CDS encoding ATP-binding protein; protein product: MGFQFNIDLYDDKVRKKYLEAERNRNLIYQKYPEIKEVDEYLQRLKKEYRLLQIQHLLKKNLDPSKSLSSLKEEIKALEEKYQELLKKYNVPADFKEPKWDCPHCMDTGRVLKKGVTMPCRCSFKHRRQVLLSRSGLPKRLERANFQDLNLNLYSTEPMQDNPERSIRENAKLVFDAAKNFAYNFEEGKNMRGLLIEGNTGSGKSYLLGCIANYLIDRDIEIRYIVYSDLIQTIKTSFHPESQVTADKILRQLQEVPVLLIDDLGTEYITEFTSSTLYQIIDKRYREERPFIVTSNFSPNELSKRMGLMGERIFDRIVETCDYYQLIGDVRGQIALSKQGADQ
- a CDS encoding replicative DNA helicase; translated protein: MAIEKSELPQKSMELDIHRQEFQILGIILQHPEKIDEIADTLRPHHFSNPRAQMIYEMLLEQYHTDSRLSRTKLYIQLKKQGIVKDPDELIRDLTSGYVALSELEPAVELVKTHYHKNLLLKAAKKIEKIIEKEDLSIDEYQARAQDLIFQATTETVNTNKHIYTMDEALLEAFEAYINRKHNQVDRGLQTGFMSLDKLIGGFKPGHLIVLAASTSMGKTTFALNIAQNVLKRNEPVAIISLEMDAIEIIDRMILAEASVHGWKYSQGETNEEEDQRISKALDRLHGLPLLISDERGLNVSQIRARLRKFKAQLGKLSLVIIDYLQLISLTDVNPNESTARQIGKVVVQLRNLASELGCPIILLSQLSRSFSSRQDKRPILSDLRDSGNIEEVADSVIFIYRHAHTSIAAREKAREEGTENHAEIIVAKARTGSTGSVTLLFEDIYTRFVDPENLSYEGMIPNEE
- a CDS encoding DnaD domain protein, which produces MKLSGQLKINHTQELILNQDGSHSIRINQSVELTRKAVDAGFLKNLPGSMLSVYIYLLTHIGQDFSLTTTPTKMANYLPHSPIEIELTLKMLETQGYIKLKENIDTEKSYTITLAKSPAVISNESFSDDLDLNFNQKSNSEDDVIKYILKQKAFSEKDLVRAISAMIPIQNLDAEFRNEIDYWFNTFDKEVIKELIRRTDEAKKRDPELNCKAYMQKIANEWIADQIFTLPDLVESDKIYRETRSLIEEFGIEKFNEITRTHLKTIHSWINAESEDDFALSVEVARFAIQEAIRRKSDGRPSLNYIEDNFIKPFKEHKIKTVEEAREFLLQRSTKPITSYKEKLPTRDTKESKWHLGKDYTRFRKN
- a CDS encoding radical SAM/SPASM domain-containing protein, which encodes MPLVGLDSLKIYLTNKCQLSCEYCNHKKDNDHMTLEIAKKIIKKINKNNIKEIIFFGGEPLLNFPVLKYFVEQLCPNVALGFTTNAIALKGEIAEFLAKNPEVKVQISLDPDMSARTKQYSDIIIENTRKFIRKIHAQGGVVEVNSVIKYDYFDLYKEKFYDYLLYDLEFDLVNSCFYGKKKEPQGLKVWPELCKEIEDWLLKGYRPPYCGIDGYIRINYEDAEKIGGCFYCRSCTKEITIAPDGSLYACYQFYKLRKFIIGHIDSGIDYQKRREWFLLKKQRYSSCLKCDYFQVCRGGCGYSHYLETGNFHTNGLNTCHSRKSYFDIGKQIYLNVVKRGSKNNLNFLKSRRLWRGYYKRYFDNLGDLDLKDIKLSNELQKELKSNLPSRDSFNIYLIRPGYYTLYIYGRNKLYKIDEKLASLLEIGGNNGIEYAIAFLNKKFKIPLNQSIEFAREGLAKIKSLF